The DNA region TTATACATAAAAAAGTAAAAAGTTATAAAAATAAACAAAAATAGATAAAAAAATAACTTTTTAATATTTTTGTTTATTTATGAATAATAAAAAACATAGGAAAACCTATGTTAATTATTTATAAGAAATTTTTTCTTTATATGTCTCTGGTGTTAAATCCTTTATAAATTCTGACATTAAATCAATTGTTGCTTGAATATCTAATAACGAAGCCACACCAATTGGGCTATGTAAATATCTTTGAGGTATTGAGATAGTCATTACAGATGATCCACCGGGAGCATATTGTAATTCAGCTGCATCAGTACCGCCACCAGCTGCTACGTATTTGTATGCTGGAATATTTTTATTTTTAGATATTTCAAATAAATAATTAATTAGTTTAGGATCAGGTAATGTGCCACCATCTTTTACTAATATACTTACTCCCTTACCTAAAACAGGTGTACCTTCTATTGCGCCAGTAGTATCGTGTGCTGCCCCGGTATCTACAGCAAAAGCAATATCTGGATTAATTATTTGAACAGATGTTCTAGCTCCTCTTGTTCCTACTTCTTCTTGCACAGTTCCTACTAAATAAACATCACAACCTAGATCAATATCAGCAATATTATTAGCAATAAACTCTAAAGCTGTTACACCAGCTCTATTATCCATTGCTTTTCCGCCAATAAGATTATTTTTTAACTCAATAGTTTCTCCGCTCATAAAAATCTTATCACCAATATTGATTTTGTTTTCTTCAACTTCCTTTTTTGAAGAAAACCCTAAATCTACGTATAATTCATCGTTTTTCATTGCTGATTTATATTTCTCATCAGAAATAATATGTATACTTGTGTGACCAAATACACCATAAAATCTTTCATTTGTTTCTGATGAAACTACGGTTGCTTTTGTTCCAATAACAGTTGAAGGTCAAATTCCACCTATTGGTGTCACCATTAAATTACCATTATCCTTGATTGTTCTAACCATATAACCAACTTCATCCATGTGAGCTGCCAGCATAACTTTTGGAGCATTAGCTTTTTTAGATTTTTTATAAAAAATTATTGATCCTAATTTATCTCTTGAAATTTCAAAGGCCCCATTTTTAATACCATTTCTTAAACTTTCTGCAACAGGTTCTTCAAATCTTGATATAGCTTCGATTG from Mycoplasmopsis canis PG 14 includes:
- a CDS encoding M42 family metallopeptidase, yielding MDKKYEKLAKRLDHYMSIEAISRFEEPVAESLRNGIKNGAFEISRDKLGSIIFYKKSKKANAPKVMLAAHMDEVGYMVRTIKDNGNLMVTPIGGIWPSTVIGTKATVVSSETNERFYGVFGHTSIHIISDEKYKSAMKNDELYVDLGFSSKKEVEENKINIGDKIFMSGETIELKNNLIGGKAMDNRAGVTALEFIANNIADIDLGCDVYLVGTVQEEVGTRGARTSVQIINPDIAFAVDTGAAHDTTGAIEGTPVLGKGVSILVKDGGTLPDPKLINYLFEISKNKNIPAYKYVAAGGGTDAAELQYAPGGSSVMTISIPQRYLHSPIGVASLLDIQATIDLMSEFIKDLTPETYKEKISYK